The following are encoded together in the Cryptococcus neoformans var. neoformans JEC21 chromosome 9 sequence genome:
- a CDS encoding tartrate dehydrogenase, putative, giving the protein MSPVRVPSHGDGWASTPQTKQVYSIASIPADGIGPEVVEAAITVLKAIAKKRGTFQLDFTNFDWSSETYKKTGRYVPDNHLDILRKFDAILFGAVGAPDVPDHISLWGLRLAICQPLQQYANVRRTRVLPGTESPLRNCKPGQLDWVIVRENSEGEYAGHGGRSHNGYNHEVATEISIFTRVGVERIARFAFQLAQSRPRKKLTYVTKSNAQRNGMVMWDEVVNEVAKEFPDVELDHMLVDAMTVRMVLHPESLDTIVATNLHADILSDLAAALAGSIGIAPTANLDPSRQNPSMFEPIHGSAFDITGKGIANPVATFWTAVEMLEWLGEKEAGQQLMEAVEAVCVDGIKTKDLGGSATTKEVTDAVVKRILQG; this is encoded by the exons ATGTCACCTGTTCGAGTTCCTTCTCACGGCGATGGCTGGGCTTCTACCCCCCAAACCAAGCAAGTGTACTCTATCGCTTCCATTCCTGCCGACGGTATTGGACCAGAGGTCGTCGAAGCCGCTATCACTGTGCTCAAGGCCATCGCGAAGAAACGAGGAACTTTCCAGCTCGACTTCACCAACTTTGACTGGTCTTCTGAGACTTACAAGAAGACTGGGAGATATGTGCCGGATAATCATCTCGACATCCTCCGCAAGTTTGATGCCATCCT TTTCGGTGCTGTCGGCGCTCCCGATGTCCCTGACCACATCTCCCTCTGGGGTCTCCGACTAGCTATCTGCCAGCCTTTGCAGCAGTACGCCAATGTCCG ACGGACTCGCGTTCTTCCCGGTACTGAGTCACCCCTCCGCAACTGCAAGCCTGGTCAGCTTGACTGGGTAATTGTCCGAGAGAACTCAGAGGGCGAGTACGCCGGTCATGGTGGGAGATCCCACAATGGCTACAACCATGAAGTTGCTACCG aaatctccatcttcactcGTGTCGGGGTCGAGCGAATCGCACGATTTGCTTTCCAGCTCGCTCAATCTCGACCTCGCAAGAAGCTCACCTATGTCACCAAGTCCAATGCCCAACGAAATGGAATGGTTATGTGGGATGAAGTGGTCAATGAGGTTGCAAAGGAGTTCCCTGACGTGGAGCTTGACCACATGCTGG TCGACGCTATGACTGTCCGAATGGTTCTTCACCCTGAGTCGCTCGACACCATTGTAGCCACCAACCTTCACGCCGACATTCTTTCCGACCTTGCAGCGGCTCTTGCTGGATCCATCGGTATCGCTCCCACCGCCAACCTCGACCCCTCTCGTCAAAATCCATCAA TGTTCGAGCCTATCCACGGGTCTGCTTTCGATATCACAGGCAAGGGAATCGCCAACCCTGTCGCAACCTTCTGGACAGCAGTGGAAATGCTCGAATGGTTGGGTGAGAAAGAAGCAGGGCAGCAACTCATGGAGGCTGTCGAAGCTGTATGTGTTGACGGGATCAAGACGAAGGACTTGGGGGGATCAGCTACCACGAAGGAAGTTACAGATGCTGTTGTCAAGAGGATTTTGCAAGGGTAA
- a CDS encoding eukaryotic translation initiation factor 2 alpha subunit, putative, with protein MPRFYENKYPEVDQLVMVQVQSIEDMGAYVKLLEYDNIEGMILLSELSRRRIRSVQKLIRVGRNEVVVVMRVDPDKGYIDLSKRRVSAEEVVKCEEQYEKGKAVDSIITQVAKKRGVTPESLYEKIAWPLHRQYGHAYEAFKLSISEPEAVFGSLELDEETLADLRSGIARRLTPKPVKVRADIEVKCFSYAGIDAIKRALTAGEAVSTPDVPIKVRLVAPPLYVMSTTSTDKNAAIELMEKAVEVIGETVRKDKGDITIKMKPKVVSETEDAELKALMEQFEAANMDQAGDDESSEEDE; from the exons ATGCCCCGATTCTATGAGAACAAATATCCCGAG GTCGACCAATTGGTCATGGTCCAGGTCCAGTCTATTGAGGACATGGGTGCCTACGTCAAGCTC CTTGAATACGACAACATTGAAGGAATgatccttctttctgagCTTTCTCGAAGACGTATCCGATCAGTCCAGAAACTCATTCGAGTGGGACGAAACGAAGTCGTTGTTGTGATGCGTGTGGACCCCGACAAGG GCTACATTGATCTTTCCAAGCGACGAGTTTCTGCGGAGGAGGTTGTCAAGTGTGAGGAACAATACGAGAAGGGCAAAGCGGTCGACTCTATCATTACCCAGGTCGCTAAGAAGCGAGGTGTTACTCCGGAATCATTGTACGAAAAGATTGCTTGGCCTTTGCACCGACAATACGGACACGCATACGAGGCTTTCAAACTCTCCATCAG CGAACCTGAGGCTGTCTTTGGCTCCCTCGAACTTGATGAAGAAACCCTTGCCGATCTCCGATCCGGTATTGCACGACGACTTACTCCCAAACCCGTCAAGGTTCGCGCCGATATCGAAGTCAAATGCTTCTCCTATGCCGGTATTGACGCTATCAAACGTGCTCTTACTGCCGGTGAAGCCGTCTCTACCCCTGACGTACCTATCAAAGTCAGATTGGTCGCTCCTCCGCTTTACGTTATGAGCACGACAAGTACGGACAAGAATGCGGCGATAGagttgatggagaaggcggtTGAGGTTATTGGTGAGACTGTTAGGAAAGACAAGGGTGATATCACTatcaagatgaag CCCAAGGTTGTTTCCGAGACCGAAGATGCAGAGCTCAAAGCTCTTATGGAACAGTTCGAAGCAGCCAACATGGACCAGGCGGGTGATGACGAATCaagcgaggaggacgagtAA
- a CDS encoding enoyl-CoA hydratase, putative, which translates to MLARTLLKPSQSTYRLTIRAMSTSAEQLVIPSRSPSNNVAILTLNRPKALNALSTPLFNALNSELEKAETDESVRAIVITGGDKVFAAGADIKEMKDKEFAEAYTSNFLGSWNQIASIRKPIVGAVAGYALGGGCELAMLCDILVASPTAVFGQPEITLGIIPGMGGSQRLTSLIGKARAMDMVLTGRKIDAETAERWGLVSRVTKEGESVTEEAVKVAENVSKFGKVAVQAGKEAVNGSLDLPLEQGLRLERRLFQQLFATKDQKEGMAAFAEKRKPTWSDK; encoded by the exons ATGTTAGCTCGCACTCTCCTCAAGCCTTCCCAATCTACATACCGACTCACTATCCGCGCCATGTCCACCTCTGCAGAACAGCTCGTCATCCCCTCTCGTTCTCCTTCGAACAACGTAGCCATCTTGACCCTTAACAGGCCCAAGGCCCTCAACGCGTTGAGCACACCCTTGTTCAATGCTCTCAACTCCGAGCTTGAGAAGGCCGAGACAGATGAGAGTGTGAGGGCTATCGTCATCACCGGTGGTGACAAGGTGTTTGCTGCCGGTGCCGACAttaaggagatgaaggacaaggaat TTGCTGAAGCATACACTAGCAACTTCCTTGGATCCTGGAACCAAATCGCCTCTATCCGCAAGCCCATTGTCGGTGCTGTCGCCGGCTACGCCCTCGGAGGCGGATGTGAGCTCGCCATGCTCTGCGACATCCTCGTCGCTTCTCCGACCGCCGTCTTTGGCCAACCCGAGATCACACTTGGGATTATTCCAGGTATGGGCGGCTCCCAACGCCTTACTTCCCTGATTGGAAAGGCGAGGGCAATGGACATGGTCCTCActgggaggaagattgaTGCGGAGACGGCTGAGAGATGGGGGTTGGTTAGCAGGGTTacgaaagaaggagagagtgTGACTGAGGAAGCGGTGAAGGTGGCAGAGAACGTGAGCAAGTTTGGAAAGGTGGCTGTACAGGCTGGTAAGGAGGCCGTTAATGGAT CTCTCGACCTTCCCCTCGAGCAAGGTCTAAGGCTCGAAAGGAGGCTCTTCCAGCAACTCTTCGCGACCAAGGACcagaaggaag GTATGGCTGCTTTTgccgagaagaggaagccTACTTGGTCCGACAAGTAA
- a CDS encoding DNA-binding protein — translation MSDKQQLIDMGFDPARIDWALRATNKAGLQPAMDHLLANSDKPIPEAMDEQVDEDDEEAVAAHIKKLGGAVDDSDAVAKSIKCSECGKIFRSQATASFHAEKSGHDQFEESTEEIKPLTEEEKKAKLQELREKLAIKRATQSKEDEKANRANEAIRRKAGQDTGKVREDLKLKEALKDAEQKKREKLEDQKARAAIKAQIEADKRERAEKAAREKALREGKAIPTSSSPVPTIVPKANTGMKSSENPETRLQIRLATGGTPMTKTFPSDNTLIDVAEWVASEKLEYNVDTIGFSMTFPRKTFSREDMKKSLKENGLTPSAVLIAS, via the exons ATGTCGGATAAGCAGCAACTCATAGACATGGGATTTGACCCCGCCCGTATAGACTGGGCCCTTCGTGCTACCAATAAAGCCGGTCTCCAA CCAGCTATGGACCACCTCCTTGCAAACTCGGACAAACCAATCCCAGAAGCCATGGACGAACAAGtcgacgaggacgatgaggaagctGTCGCGGCACATATCAAGAAACTTGGTGGGGCAGTCGATGACTCGGATGCTGTTGCCAAGTCTATTAAATGCAGCGAATGCGGGAAGATCTTCCGCTCCCAAGCCACTGCAAGCTTTCACGCCGAAAAGTCGGGTCATGACCAGTTCGAAGAGTCTACCGAGGAG ATCAAACCCCTtaccgaggaggagaagaaggcgaaacTCCAAGAGCTTCGTGAGAAGCTTGCTATCAAGAGGGCGACACAATccaaagaggatgagaaggcGAATCGTGCCAACGAA GCGATTCGACGTAAAGCTGGGCAGGACACTGGTAAAGTCCGAGAAGACCTGAAGCTCAAGGAAGCGCTAAAGGACGCTGAGCAAAAGAAACGAG AAAAACTCGAAGACCAAAAAGCCAGAGCAGCCATCAAAGCCCAAATAGAAGCCGATAAACGCGAACGCGCCGAGAAAGCTGCTCGTGAGAAAGCTCTTCGGGAAGGAAAGGCTATCCCAAcgtcatcttcccctgTCCCTACTATCGTTCCCAAGGCGAATACCGGAATGAAGAGTAGCGAGAATCCAGAGACTAGGTTGCAAATCAGGTTGGCGACGGGTGGAACACCGATGACGAAGACTTTCCCGAGTGATAACA CTTTAATTGATGTGGCGGAATGGGTCGCATCAGAGAAGCTAGAGTACAATGTCGACACTATTGGATTCTCCATGACTTTCCCTAG GAAAACGTTTTCCCGAGAAGATATGAAAAAATCCCTGAAAGAGAACGGGCTAACCCCGTCTGCTGTCCTAATCGCTAGCTAG
- a CDS encoding expressed protein encodes MELSSNTDDDLRDVFKLLYADDDWALTSDSELDDSEQLGNADGSEIDVADDEEQHTIRIYSGRITKKRLFSALDSLLSPGYETDTKRQRIYNPPAPSIPSLILSTQPMPALPLSKVYAPFSALSLLSRLMTFQPYTYSPQHPLTLSPVRAAMKGWVNEGREGLKCDVCGARWGLGGLEKVRDEAMKSNLGERLAKGFEERHEKNCAWRICASPGNLYEQLRHLVHPPITSSLAPLASHLLLECLALPSLRLLSPLNPLQVERLVSLFKPSSTFSIPSPATDVASQLALFGWFPYHPNYPTIQISLNTPSSRTEIVCCRICHRRIGLWNFSNEKDGVKRFDVLNEHLVWCPVRIQDGEKEWWSESGLLDGQSTQAKRIGEGGIKGLVKVSEKMEKRSWRRS; translated from the exons ATGGAATTATCCTCCAACACGGACGACGACCTTCGGGATGTCTTTAAACTCCTCTACGCCGACGACGACTGGGCGTTGACTTCAGATTCAGAGCTCGACGATAGTGAACAGTTGGGTAACGCAGATGGGTCTGAAATCGATGTTGCCGATGACGAAGAACAACATACCATACGGATCTATAGCGGGAGGATAACAAAGAAGCGATTATTTTCGGCGTTGGATTCCCTATTATCTCCGGGTTACGAGACCGACACAAAACGACAACGAATATACAACCCTCCTGCCCCATCAattccttctctcatcctttctACCCAGCCCATGCCCgcccttcccctttccaaAGTATACGCTCCATTTTCCGCATTAAGTCTCTTATCCCGACTGATGACTTTCCAACCATACACATATTCCCCTCAACACCCGCTGACTCTGTCGCCTGTAAGGGCTGCGATGAAAGGGTGGGTGAATGAGGGACGAGAAGGACTTAAATGCGACGTTTGCGGTGCAAGGTGGGGACTAGGAGGGCTGGAAAAAGTCAGAGATGAGGCGATGAAAAGTAATCTTGGAGAAAGACTGGCAAAGGGGTTCGAAGAACGCCATGAGAAGAATTGCGCGTGGAGAATATGTGCATCCCCAG GAAATCTGTATGAACAACTACGGCATCTCGTTCACCCGCccatcacctcctcccttGCTCCTCTCGCGTCTCATCTTTTATTAGAATGCCTCgccctcccttcccttcgTCTTCTGTCTCCTCTGAACCCTCTACAAGTCGAGCGTCTTGTCAGTCTCTTCAAACCTTCTTCTACATTCTCtattccttctcctgccaCCGATGTAGCATCCCAGTTAGCCCTCTTCGGCTGGTTCCCTTACCACCCGAACTACCCCACAATACAGATCTCCCTCAACACTCCTTCCAGTCGAACAGAAATCGTATGCTGTCGTATATGCCATCGGCGCATTGGTCTTTGGAACTTTTCCAACGAGAAAGATGGAGTTAAGCGGTTTGATGTACTGAATGAGCACTTGGTTTGGTGCCCTGTGCGAATTCAAGATGGCGAGAAAGAGTGGTGGAGCGAATCGGGATTGCTGGATGGACAGAGCACACAAGCGAAGAGGATTGGAGAGGGTGGCATCAAGGGTTTGGTCAAGGTTAGcgagaaaatggagaaaagatCCTGGAGGAGATCATGA
- a CDS encoding GPI-anchor transamidase, putative has protein sequence MSLLARFRRRNPPPPPDPNSVNYTAEHVALAKTIARRQKLSRIFWKNVSKIQAALTFIGVLWLLALPYEGLWKRTYVDEHALQPAQVAVYFDWANVHKADVYLGELERLSSSNSTFTERTDYLQNAFSAAGLHTGNTTTATYAHVTPPRATGMETILVSANWLSRDGGENLRGVATLLAMGDFLRGQNHWAFDFVLVVGEECQSGLAQFMEQYHSLFSGVIWTGLNIDYPGHSFSHLGVFYEGTNGRLPNQDVINTVSRVAQYTGQVPLRYHDIPDEPLHGIAWLGKYLLGAKHLLHHFAYAALGRASAGHGSLAKYRIDSLTLYCTPATGPHGFHTLGRTLESTLRSFNNLLERLHASYFFYLLPSPNHFIPVGNYLPAAVLLGASLTVGGFDCPSPLEGLVYMSFAFGSALLLWVTGLPTYLFFPTFLFFPRPRGLAHKSLESMSLLLYGALIPTLAMVNFPQSIFLAFLAHLYLRLPGKWPRLVTLAVTPLAIGLAMQGFGKVDLEREWRELGNFGWVGFYVAWIPLWMLGTMLFLGKEKKASGGVVENK, from the exons ATGTCCCTTCTCGCCCGGTTCCGCAGGCGCaatccaccaccaccgccggACCCAAACAGCGTCAACTACACAGCAGAACATGTCGCTCTCGCAAAGACAATCGCCCGCCGCCAAAAGCTGTCCCGGATATTCTGGAAGAACGTCTCCAAGATACA AGCTGCCTTGACATTCATAGGCGTCCTTTGGCTACTCGCGCTACCGTATGAAGGGCTGTGGAAGAGGACATATGTGGATGAGCATGCCCTTCAGCCAGCGCAGGTTGCAGTGTACTTTGACTGGGCGAATGTGCACAAAGCAGATGTATACCTCGGCGAGCTCGAACGATTATCAAGTTCAAACTCTACTTTTACAGA ACGAACCGATTACCTTCAGAATGCGTTCTCTGCAGCCGGCTTGCATACCGGTAACACCACCACTGCAACCTATGCGCACGTCACGCCGCCTCGAGCTACAGGGATGGAAACGATCTTGGTCTCTGCAAATTGGCTATCGAGGGATGGAGGCGAGAACCTTCGAGGGGTGGCCACGCTGCTAGCCATGGGAGATTTTCTAAGAG GCCAAAATCATTGGGCATTTGATTTTGTTCTCGTTGTCGGAGAGGAGTGCCAATCGGGTCTTGCCCAGTTTATGGAGCAGTACCACTCCTTGTTCTCTGGTGTCATTTGGACCGGTCTCAACATTGATTACCCCGGCCACTCATTTTCCCACCTTGGCGTCTTTTACG AGGGCACAAACGGTCGATTACCTAACCAAGATGTGATCAACACCGTTTCTAGAGTCGCTCAGTATACCGGACAAGTGCCTTTGCGATACCACGACATTCCCGATGAGCCTTTACACGGAATTGCCTGGCTGGGAAAGTACCTACTTGGCGCAAAACATTTGCTTCATCATTTCGCGTATGCTGCTCTGGGCAGGGCTAGTGCCGGACATGGTTCACTCGCAAA GTACCGTATCGACTCTCTCACATTATACTGTACCCCCGCAACCGGTCCTCACGGCTTCCACACCCTCGGCCGCACCCTCGAATCCACACTCCGCTCATtcaacaacctcctcgAACGACTTCACGCCTCGTACTTCTTCTACCTCCTCCCTAGCCCTAACCACTTTATCCCCGTCGGCAACTACCTCCCTGCGGCGGTTCTGTTGGGCGCAAGTTTGACCGTCGGTGGATTCGACTGTCCCTCCCCGCTGGAAGGGCTGGTATACATGTCCTTTGCGTTTGGTTCAGCCCTTTTGCTTTGGGTGACCGGATTACCGACCTACTTGTTCTTCCCCACGTTCCTATTCTTCCCTCGCCCCCGCGGCCTGGCGCACAAATCCCTGGAATCAAtgtctctcctcctctacGGCGCGCTCATCCCCACACTCGCAATGGTAAACTTTCCGCaatccatcttcctcgcaTTCCTCGCCCATCTCTACCTCCGTCTCCCTGGAAAATGGCCCCGCCTCGTCACGCTGGCGGTGACTCCGTTGGCCATAGGATTAGCAATGCAAGGGTTTGGAAAagtggatttggaaagGGAATGGAGAGAGTTGGGGAATTTTGGGTGGGTGGGGTTTTATGTGGCTTGGATACCGCTTTGGATGTTGGGAACCATGTTGTTtttggggaaggagaagaaggcgagtGGGGGTGTTGTGGAAAACAAATAG
- a CDS encoding glyceraldehyde 3-phosphate dehydrogenase, putative, giving the protein MTNPLLAHFQDTFFPPCRVGINGFGRIGRAAFRASLERDDLIVVAINHTAPSIDYLLHAIKYDSTHGTSRHANDLSIKDGALYYKDRRIELFSQRDPLLLDWKSAGVEYVVESTGKMTTVATASAHIKSGARKVVISAPSKDAKTIVVGVNRKDYDSSMSVVSNASCTTNCLAPLAKVLNRAFGIEFGMMTTVHASTSSQPILDGYSKKNRRLGRGVGSNIIPTTTGAATAVQLVLPELAGKFTGVSVRVPVDNVSMVDLTVRLNKPVASKEELFRPIREASTGLSSLGPLANVLCVNDDELVSRDFLGWQHSCIVDSAASVMLNDRVFKIIAWYDNEYGYACRLLDLVRFIHEYDNGKVPTPTPSGVQTPSGVHTPILRSI; this is encoded by the exons ATGACCAATCCTTTGCTTGCGCACTTTCAAGACactttcttccctccttgtCGGGTTGGTATTAATGGATTTGGTCGTATCGGACGTGCTGCTTTCCGAGCCTCtttggaaagagatgacCTTATTG TCGTCGCTATTAACCACACTGCTCCTTCGATTGATTACCTCTTGCATGCTATCAAATATGATTCCACTCATGGAACTTCAAGACACGCCAACGACCTTTCTATCAAAGACGGTGCACTCTATTATAAAGATAGAAGGATTGAGCTGTTCAGCCAGCGAGACCCCTTACTGCTCGACTGGAAGTCCGCCGGTGTAGAGTATGTCGTTGAATCTACAGGGAAAATGACTACGGTGGCTACAGCGAGTGCTCATATCAAGAGTGGGGCGAGGAAGGTTGTAATCTCCGCACCTTCAAA GGACGCGAAGACAATCGTCGTTGGGGTGAACCGAAAGGATTACGACTCTTCAATGTCGGTTGTCTCAAATGCAAGCTGCACC ACCAACTGCCTTGCGCCTCTGGCAAAGGTTTTAAATCGTGCTTTCGGTATCGAATTTGGAATGATGACAACA GTTCATGCTTCGACCTCCTCCCAACCCATTCTTGACGGTTACAGTAAGAAGAACCGTCGTTTAG GTCGTGGTGTTGGATCAAACATCATCCCTACAACCACCGGTGCCGCCACAGCTGTCCAACTAGTCCTTCCCGAACTAGCTGGAAAATTCACAG GCGTTTCCGTCCGTGTACCAGTCGACAACGTCTCCATGGTCGACCTTACTGTTCGCCTGAATAAACCTGTCGCTTCCAAAGAAGAACTCTTCCGACCTATCCGCGAGGCTTCTACGGGCCTTAGCAGCCTTGGCCCGTTAGCCAACGTTCTTTGTGTcaacgatgatgagctcGTTTCCCGCGACTTTTTGGGATGGCAGCATAGCTGTATCGTAGACTCGGCTGCGAGCGTCATGTTGAATGATAGGGTCTTTAAGATTATTGCTTGGTATG ATAATGAGTATGGTTACGCCTGTCGATTGTTGGACCTTGTGCGCTTCATCCACGAATACGACAATGGCAAAGTGCCGACTCCTACACCTTCTGGCGTACAAACACCTTCTGGTGTCCACACTCCTATCCTTCGTTCCATTTAG
- a CDS encoding oxidoreductase, putative has product MRLQAKSLKSAPPIDVLINNVSFAVAANAPFWEQDLDNVASVMDVNLSGAYDYYSCCA; this is encoded by the exons ATGCGATTGCAAGCAAAATCACTGAAGAGCGCCCCCCCGATTGACGTCCTCATTAACAAT GTAAGCTTTGCAGTCGCTGCCAATGCACCCTTTTGGGAGCAAGACCTTGACAATGTGGCTTCGGTGATGGATGTAAACCTGAGCGGGGCTTATGACTATTACTC ATGCTGTGCTTAA
- a CDS encoding expressed protein: MEKYSNWRPFLPPVSPRSGSSLFVAFLAPLCVVHSLVRGVLLAVLGTLHVLFVDWLCLLFVPIPPLYRAVNGCLTALTCRLALALMGYWWISTEMVSPRRGKTGVSQISKRAPRRGDLILANWTSYVEVLYLAFRHNPTFLLPVYSNDIFQELPKTGRHTGTGSAAINTPTAVVQPPFLGYLPYTLTSLLARTGLPPAQYDVPPNGVYKTLREARRKEKRPVVLFPEGTTGNGRAILKFGEGILAEGDVGGDDEGIVWVKFFRHSPPTAFSPSATCPLPTPLKHLFFSQLYTPTPYSRRSLHIRTLHPAASPSSPSFLPGEILNNQPGGLDAAGKDHKSVWREACAVVLAEVGKVRRVKGMGWAEKKAFLEYWARGGRR, from the exons ATGGAAAAATACTCAAACTGGAGG CCATTCCTCCCTCCAGTCTCCCCTCGATCTGGCTCTTCATTATTCGTAGCCTTCCTCGCTCCCCTATGCGTCGTACATTCTCTCGTCAGGGGTGTCCTCCTCGCTGTACTTGGGACGTTACATGTCTTATTCGTTGACTGGCTATGTCTCTTATTC GTGCCTATCCCACCGCTGTATCGTGCCGTTAACGGGTGTTTGACGGCGCTGACTTGTAGATTGGCGTTGGCCCTTATGGGATATTGGTGGATCTCAACGGAGATGGTTTCTCCTCGACGAGG AAAGACAGGCGTGTCTCAAATTTCTAAACGGGCCCCGAGAAGGGGAGATCTAATCCTTGCAAACTGGACCAGTTATGTAGAGGTATTGTATTTGGCGTTCAG ACATAACCCTacattcctcctcccggTTTACTCCAACGATATCTTCCAAGAACTCCCCAAGACTGGGCGTCACACAGGTACTGGCTCAGCCGCTATTAACACTCCTACGGCCGTTGTTCAGCCTCCATTCCTCGGCTACCTCCCTTACACTCTTacttctcttctcgcccGTACTGGCCTCCCTCCTGCACAGTATGACGTACCTCCCAACGGAGTGTATAAGACCCTCCGAGAAGCtaggagaaaggaaaagaggcCTGTCGTGCTTTTCCCTGAGGGGACAACAGGGAATGGAAGGGCGATACTCAAGTTCGGGGAAGGGATTTTGGCGGAGGGAGATGTCGgtggggatgatgaagggaTCGTCTGGGTCAAATTCTTCAG ACACTCGCCCCCGACTGCTTTTTCTCCTAGCGCCACATGCCCTCTGCCCACCCCCCTCAAGcacctctttttctcccaACTCTACACCCCTACCCCCTACTCCCGCCGCTCCTTGCATATCCGGACCCTTCATCCCGCcgcctctccctcttcgccatctttcctccctgGGGAgatcctcaacaaccaGCCTGGGGGTTTGGATGCGGCAGGGAAGGATCATAAAAGTGTATGGAGGGAGGCCTGCGCTGTGGTACTTGCTGAGGTTGGGAAAGTTCGACGAGtgaaggggatgggatgggcggagaagaaggcttttCTGGAATATTGGGCGAGAGGTGGCAGAAGATAG